One part of the Sneathia vaginalis genome encodes these proteins:
- a CDS encoding ABC transporter ATP-binding protein: protein MKKYYREKFALTEDGANNLVKATILSFIIYLINMLPAIVLMIFAREILEGVVETKSFYVIFAIVSLVLLGIFLNLEYEKLYNTTYSECANLRIGIAEQLSELPLSYFSRNNLSDISQTIMSDISTIEHAISHSIPKLYAMLMFFPIISILLLIGNAKMGLAVIIPTIFSCIFMPLLKKYQILLDQKNFDALRRNSESFQENIEMQLEIKSFNIVEKMKNILYSNMEEGEKVKTKSEFNMMLIIAISQIFSFVGIAIVILVGISLIIKGEINVVYLVSYLLCAIKIKDVLDSSKEGLMEVYYITPAVNRIKEIMTQKLQKGVDTELRKYDIELKDVHFSYDKDTEVLKGVSFRANQGEVTAIVGESGSGKTSILRLISRLYDYNSGKILIDGKDIQNISTKSLFEKISVVFQDVTLFNSSIMENIRIGRQNATEDEVKLAAKLANCSEFIEKLPNGYETIIGENGLELSGGQRQRLSIARAFLKDAPILILDEIAANLDVDNENKIQESLNKLIKNKTVIIISHRMKSIENVDNIVVIDKGKVESVGTHKELLEKSKVYKKLIDKTKMTEDFLY from the coding sequence ATGAAGAAGTATTATAGGGAAAAATTTGCTCTTACAGAAGATGGAGCTAATAATTTAGTAAAAGCTACTATACTCTCATTTATTATATATCTAATTAATATGTTGCCTGCAATAGTACTTATGATTTTTGCAAGAGAAATACTAGAAGGTGTAGTTGAAACAAAGAGTTTTTATGTAATATTTGCCATAGTATCACTTGTTCTATTAGGTATTTTTCTTAATCTTGAGTATGAAAAATTATATAACACAACTTATAGTGAATGTGCAAATTTAAGAATAGGAATAGCAGAGCAATTATCAGAATTGCCACTATCATATTTTTCTAGAAATAATCTATCTGATATATCACAGACTATAATGTCAGATATTAGTACTATAGAACACGCTATAAGTCACTCAATACCAAAGCTATATGCTATGTTAATGTTTTTCCCAATAATTTCAATTTTACTTTTGATTGGTAATGCGAAGATGGGTTTAGCTGTAATAATTCCAACAATATTTAGCTGTATCTTCATGCCATTATTAAAAAAGTATCAAATTTTATTAGACCAAAAAAACTTTGATGCTTTGAGAAGAAATTCAGAAAGCTTTCAAGAAAATATTGAAATGCAATTGGAAATAAAGAGCTTTAATATTGTAGAAAAGATGAAAAATATACTTTATAGTAATATGGAAGAAGGAGAAAAAGTAAAAACAAAATCTGAATTCAATATGATGTTAATAATTGCAATCTCACAAATATTTAGTTTTGTAGGTATAGCTATTGTCATACTTGTGGGTATAAGCTTAATTATTAAAGGAGAAATTAATGTTGTTTACCTTGTTTCTTATCTATTATGTGCAATAAAAATTAAAGATGTATTAGATTCTTCAAAAGAAGGCCTTATGGAAGTTTATTATATCACACCAGCGGTTAATAGAATAAAGGAAATAATGACACAAAAGCTACAAAAAGGTGTTGATACAGAACTTAGAAAATATGATATAGAATTAAAGGATGTACATTTTTCATATGATAAAGATACCGAAGTATTAAAAGGTGTAAGTTTTAGAGCTAATCAAGGAGAAGTAACAGCTATTGTAGGAGAATCTGGTAGTGGTAAAACTAGTATTTTAAGACTAATATCAAGACTTTATGATTATAATAGTGGAAAAATTTTAATAGATGGTAAAGATATACAGAATATATCAACAAAGTCATTATTTGAAAAAATTTCTGTAGTCTTTCAAGATGTCACCCTATTTAACTCAAGTATTATGGAAAATATACGTATAGGAAGACAAAATGCAACAGAAGATGAGGTAAAATTAGCAGCAAAACTAGCTAATTGTAGTGAATTTATAGAAAAACTTCCTAATGGTTATGAAACTATAATAGGTGAAAATGGATTAGAATTATCAGGTGGTCAAAGACAAAGATTATCTATTGCAAGAGCATTTTTAAAAGATGCACCCATACTTATTCTAGATGAAATTGCTGCAAATCTTGATGTGGATAATGAGAATAAGATTCAAGAAAGTCTTAATAAGTTAATAAAGAATAAGACAGTTATTATCATTTCACATAGAATGAAATCTATAGAAAATGTAGATAATATTGTAGTTATTGATAAGGGTAAGGTAGAAAGTGTTGGAACTCATAAAGAACTTTTAGAAAAATCCAAGGTTTATAAAAAATTGATAGATAAAACAAAAATGACAGAAGATTTTTTGTATTAA
- a CDS encoding ABC transporter ATP-binding protein codes for MFVYRKLFSYIKEKKYFILLAIFFSVVSAFLTVLAYYYIYRFLYELIIQNKLENSEYLAIRTVIFLVLGALSYIVSGAFSHLVGFRLETNLRKKGIEGLSKSSFRFFDLNPSGKVRKILDDNASQTHQAVAHMIPDSSQAFIIPILTIVLSFVVGIRVGIILVLLIVICGGILASMMGESKFIEIYQKSLEKLSAECVEYVRGMQVIKIFGMKVKSFKNLYKSIKDYSKYAYEYSNSCKKAYVLYQWIFFGFVSILIIPIVLMLPILGNLKVLLVDLIMITFLSGVIFVSFMRIMWFSMYIFQANYAVDSLEKLYESMQKDQMEHGSLEKFENYDIEFSDVTFSYDKKMVLKDLSFKLESGKYYALVGSSGSGKTTIAKLISGFYRVDNGSIKIGGKSIEQYTKKSIIDAISFVFQDAKLFKISIIENVLLAKNGASREEAMNALHLAGCDSILEKFKDRENTIIGSKGVYLSGGEKQRIAIARAILKNSNIIILDEASASIDPENEYELQRALKNLIKGKTVIMIAHRLTSIRNVDEILVVENGQIIERGSDKDLMSKDTKYKKLQEKFNSANEWRVEHEEVL; via the coding sequence ATGTTTGTTTATAGAAAGCTTTTTTCATATATCAAAGAAAAAAAGTATTTTATACTTCTTGCAATATTTTTTTCTGTAGTGTCTGCTTTTCTAACAGTTCTTGCATATTACTACATTTATAGATTTCTATATGAACTAATAATACAAAACAAGTTAGAAAATTCAGAATATTTAGCTATAAGGACAGTTATCTTTTTGGTACTTGGGGCATTATCGTATATTGTATCGGGAGCTTTTTCTCATTTAGTAGGTTTTAGGTTAGAAACTAATTTGAGAAAAAAAGGTATAGAAGGTCTTAGTAAGTCTAGTTTTAGATTTTTTGATTTAAATCCTTCTGGAAAGGTTAGAAAGATATTAGATGATAATGCGTCACAAACGCATCAAGCTGTAGCTCATATGATACCAGATAGTTCACAAGCATTTATTATCCCAATATTAACTATAGTTTTAAGTTTTGTAGTAGGTATTAGAGTAGGTATCATTTTAGTCCTATTAATAGTAATTTGTGGTGGAATACTAGCATCTATGATGGGCGAATCAAAGTTTATTGAAATATATCAAAAATCATTAGAAAAATTAAGTGCTGAATGTGTAGAATATGTTAGAGGTATGCAAGTCATTAAGATATTTGGTATGAAAGTTAAGTCATTTAAAAACTTGTATAAGTCTATTAAAGACTACTCTAAATATGCTTATGAATATTCAAATTCTTGCAAAAAAGCATATGTTTTGTATCAATGGATATTTTTTGGTTTTGTATCAATTTTAATTATACCTATAGTCTTAATGTTACCAATTCTTGGTAATTTAAAAGTACTTTTAGTAGATTTAATAATGATTACATTTTTAAGTGGTGTTATCTTTGTATCGTTTATGAGAATAATGTGGTTTTCAATGTATATTTTTCAAGCTAATTATGCAGTTGATAGTTTAGAAAAATTGTATGAAAGTATGCAAAAAGATCAAATGGAACATGGCAGTCTAGAAAAATTTGAAAATTATGATATAGAGTTTAGCGATGTAACTTTCTCATATGATAAAAAGATGGTATTAAAAGACTTATCATTTAAGCTAGAAAGTGGTAAATATTACGCCCTAGTTGGAAGTTCAGGTTCAGGTAAAACAACGATAGCCAAACTTATTTCAGGCTTTTACAGAGTAGATAATGGAAGTATAAAGATAGGTGGAAAATCTATAGAACAATACACTAAAAAAAGCATTATAGATGCAATATCTTTTGTATTCCAAGATGCAAAATTGTTTAAAATCAGTATAATAGAAAATGTTTTACTTGCAAAAAATGGTGCTAGTAGAGAAGAAGCTATGAATGCTCTACATTTAGCTGGTTGTGATTCTATACTAGAAAAATTTAAAGATAGAGAAAATACAATAATAGGTTCAAAGGGAGTTTATCTTTCTGGTGGTGAAAAACAAAGAATAGCTATAGCACGTGCAATTTTAAAAAATTCAAATATTATTATCCTAGACGAAGCATCAGCTTCAATAGATCCAGAAAATGAATATGAACTACAAAGAGCCTTAAAGAATCTAATAAAAGGTAAGACTGTCATAATGATAGCTCATAGATTAACAAGTATTAGAAATGTAGATGAAATATTAGTAGTTGAAAATGGGCAAATTATTGAAAGAGGTAGTGACAAAGATTTAATGTCAAAGGATACAAAATACAAGAAGTTACAAGAAAAGTTTAATAGTGCAAATGAATGGAGGGTAGAACATGAAGAAGTATTATAG
- a CDS encoding helix-turn-helix transcriptional regulator encodes MNYYDFVKKYMGTDENLDNTKYSRVGHSFNLDTQEIKGVYWFYQTDEFIIDIHDFFIKKQIISNKIYNISNYISIYTCYLISAKGEKFSPYQTLSSNSLYSLDFDNMAKDFCFILHENSYYLSVSIGFKREILERKLKALNIDSKAFYSEIFLSNQTILTKVLEPIAFDILNCKKESLAAKFFFNAKVNEWLSVIIDTYLNKKNFNFFPDDEESLENVSKYLDDNFSKDISQNILEKISMMSGTKLKKLFKEKYGQTITEYTQRKRMKMAEMLLINTDIKIREIAKSVGYLSPSKFSTYYKRYMGIFPSEVRKMKK; translated from the coding sequence ATGAATTACTATGATTTTGTAAAAAAATATATGGGTACTGATGAAAATTTAGATAATACAAAATATTCAAGAGTTGGTCACTCTTTTAATTTGGACACACAAGAAATCAAAGGGGTTTATTGGTTTTATCAAACCGATGAATTCATTATCGATATACATGACTTTTTTATAAAAAAACAAATAATCTCAAATAAAATATATAATATTTCTAACTACATTTCTATATACACTTGCTATTTAATTAGTGCAAAAGGTGAGAAATTTAGCCCTTACCAAACTCTAAGTTCTAATTCTTTATACTCTCTTGATTTTGATAATATGGCTAAAGATTTTTGCTTTATACTACATGAAAATTCATACTATTTATCTGTTTCTATTGGTTTTAAAAGAGAAATATTAGAAAGAAAACTTAAAGCCTTAAATATTGATTCAAAGGCTTTTTATTCAGAAATATTTTTATCTAATCAAACTATACTAACAAAAGTATTAGAACCTATTGCTTTTGATATTTTAAATTGTAAAAAGGAATCTCTTGCTGCTAAATTTTTCTTCAATGCAAAAGTTAATGAATGGTTAAGCGTTATTATTGACACATATCTAAATAAAAAAAATTTTAATTTTTTTCCTGATGATGAAGAAAGCCTTGAAAATGTATCAAAATATTTAGATGATAATTTTTCAAAAGATATTTCTCAAAATATCTTAGAAAAAATTTCAATGATGAGTGGAACTAAGCTAAAAAAACTTTTTAAAGAAAAATATGGTCAAACAATAACAGAATACACACAAAGAAAGAGAATGAAGATGGCAGAAATGCTACTAATTAACACAGACATAAAAATACGAGAAATAGCAAAATCTGTAGGTTATCTTTCACCTAGCAAATTCAGCACTTACTATAAAAGATATATGGGCATCTTCCCTAGCGAAGTAAGAAAGATGAAGAAGTGA
- a CDS encoding helix-turn-helix transcriptional regulator, which translates to MKNTISQLRKQHKITQEELANEVGVTRQTITSIETGKYIASLPLAFKIAKFFDMSIEEIFSIEEDD; encoded by the coding sequence ATGAAAAATACAATTTCTCAATTAAGAAAACAACATAAAATAACTCAAGAAGAATTGGCAAATGAAGTTGGAGTAACAAGACAGACCATAACTTCCATTGAAACTGGAAAATATATAGCGTCACTGCCGTTGGCTTTTAAAATTGCTAAGTTTTTTGATATGAGTATTGAAGAAATATTTAGTATAGAGGAGGATGATTAA
- a CDS encoding helix-turn-helix domain-containing protein gives MAFADRLKNFREKEHLSQTDFAKMIGISTRTLIHYEDGERYPRDIEVYKKIAEVMDCDYNYLLEESDEFLNRVYNMGGKKELEKARALTEGISSLFAGEEISDEDKDAAFEAITRAYWEAKRENKKYKD, from the coding sequence ATGGCTTTTGCGGATAGATTAAAGAATTTTCGTGAAAAAGAACATTTAAGTCAAACAGATTTTGCAAAAATGATAGGAATAAGTACAAGAACTCTTATACATTATGAAGACGGAGAAAGATACCCAAGAGATATCGAGGTTTACAAAAAAATAGCTGAAGTTATGGATTGTGATTACAATTATCTCCTAGAAGAAAGTGACGAGTTTTTAAATCGAGTTTATAACATGGGTGGCAAAAAAGAATTGGAAAAAGCTAGAGCATTAACAGAAGGTATAAGTTCTTTATTCGCAGGTGAAGAAATTTCTGACGAAGATAAAGATGCTGCTTTTGAAGCTATTACCCGTGCTTATTGGGAGGCTAAAAGAGAAAACAAGAAATACAAAGATTAG
- a CDS encoding virulence RhuM family protein, translated as MSKEMDKKEIQITSSAAEYLTFIAANGDDQKAIEIRYEDENIWLTQKMMAALYDVSVSAINQHLKKIFDDNELGENSVIKKYLITANDGKSYNTKHYNLQAIIAVGFKVNNERAVQFRKWANQIVKDFTIKGWAMDDERLKNSGTKLTKDYFEKLLVKIREIRLSERRFYQKITDIYATSLDYDPSAKATKRFFSAIQNKLHYAIHGKTAAELIVDRANHKTKNMGLTTWEGAPDSKIHKYDVVVAKNYLNEKELNQMQRIVSAYLDMAEMQAERHIPMTMEDWEKRLNGFLQLWDKEILNDAGKVSAALAKKHAESEFEKYRIIQDRLYKSDFDKFLELEDNTKDLEK; from the coding sequence ATGAGTAAAGAAATGGATAAAAAAGAAATTCAAATTACATCATCTGCTGCTGAATACTTGACTTTTATTGCAGCTAACGGTGATGACCAGAAAGCCATTGAAATTAGATATGAAGATGAAAATATTTGGTTAACTCAAAAGATGATGGCAGCTCTTTATGATGTAAGTGTATCGGCAATAAATCAGCATCTAAAAAAAATATTTGACGATAATGAACTAGGTGAAAATTCAGTTATTAAGAAATACTTAATAACTGCAAATGACGGAAAATCATATAACACAAAACACTACAACCTACAAGCAATTATTGCAGTAGGGTTTAAAGTAAATAATGAACGTGCCGTCCAATTTAGAAAGTGGGCAAACCAAATTGTAAAAGATTTTACAATTAAAGGGTGGGCAATGGATGATGAAAGACTAAAAAATTCTGGCACAAAACTTACCAAGGATTATTTCGAAAAATTACTTGTAAAAATTCGTGAAATTAGATTATCTGAAAGAAGATTCTATCAAAAAATCACAGATATTTATGCCACATCTTTAGACTATGACCCATCTGCAAAAGCAACAAAAAGATTTTTTTCAGCTATTCAAAATAAATTGCACTACGCAATTCACGGAAAAACTGCAGCTGAATTAATTGTAGATAGAGCCAATCACAAAACTAAAAATATGGGACTTACAACTTGGGAAGGAGCACCAGATTCAAAAATTCATAAATATGATGTAGTAGTTGCAAAAAATTATCTAAACGAAAAAGAATTAAATCAAATGCAAAGAATAGTGTCTGCTTACTTAGACATGGCAGAAATGCAAGCAGAAAGACATATCCCGATGACAATGGAAGATTGGGAAAAAAGATTAAATGGATTTTTACAATTATGGGATAAAGAAATTTTAAATGATGCTGGAAAAGTATCTGCAGCTCTTGCTAAAAAACACGCAGAGAGTGAGTTTGAAAAATATAGAATTATACAAGATAGACTCTACAAAAGTGATTTTGATAAGTTCCTAGAACTAGAGGATAATACTAAAGATTTAGAAAAATAA